The following are from one region of the Bacteroidales bacterium genome:
- a CDS encoding cytochrome c oxidase subunit 3, with the protein METTFVLPNSGHNRDDMSSKMGMWLFLFTELLLFGGLFLVYMIYRFVYHDDFLEASLNLQVLFGAVNTIVLLTSSMTVAMSITAMQKGNAQLSKRLIWLTILSAGIFLVIKFFEWSAKFEHGLFPGMAHYGELANGERLFFFLYFFMTGLHALHVIIGAIFLLYVIKSIQKQKVRQDKYMLLENAGLYWHLVDLIWIYLFPLFYLIH; encoded by the coding sequence CTTCGTATTGCCGAATTCCGGGCACAACCGCGATGATATGTCCTCCAAGATGGGGATGTGGCTCTTCCTTTTTACGGAATTGTTGCTTTTCGGCGGCCTCTTCCTGGTATATATGATCTACCGGTTCGTCTATCACGATGATTTCCTTGAAGCTTCCCTCAATCTGCAAGTATTATTCGGAGCGGTGAATACGATCGTCCTGCTGACCAGCAGTATGACCGTAGCTATGTCGATCACGGCCATGCAGAAAGGAAACGCTCAGTTGTCAAAAAGGCTTATTTGGTTGACTATTCTTTCGGCAGGCATCTTTTTGGTAATTAAATTTTTCGAATGGTCCGCCAAGTTTGAACATGGATTGTTCCCGGGGATGGCGCATTACGGGGAATTAGCAAACGGGGAAAGATTATTTTTTTTCCTGTATTTCTTCATGACCGGTCTCCATGCTCTGCACGTCATTATTGGAGCTATCTTCCTACTCTATGTTATAAAGTCCATTCAGAAGCAAAAAGTCAGGCAGGATAAATACATGCTCCTGGAAAACGCAGGCCTTTACTGGCACCTTGTCGATTTGATCTGGATTTATTTGTTTCCGTTGTTTTACCTTATTCATTGA
- a CDS encoding cytochrome C oxidase subunit IV family protein encodes MNHQDKPSSHAHEVHITSYKDHASTFLGLVLLTIMTVTVSVFGADLYTLTVLTALAIASTKAIVVALNFMHLKHDPKIFRAMIGIVLLLFIVFAVLTLVDYMIRP; translated from the coding sequence ATGAACCATCAAGATAAACCATCAAGCCACGCACACGAAGTGCATATTACAAGTTACAAGGACCATGCGAGCACTTTTCTCGGTTTGGTCCTGTTAACCATCATGACAGTTACGGTTTCCGTATTTGGCGCTGATCTTTACACACTGACGGTTCTGACAGCCCTGGCCATTGCATCGACAAAAGCCATTGTGGTAGCCTTGAATTTCATGCACCTAAAGCATGATCCTAAGATCTTCCGGGCCATGATCGGGATCGTCCTGCTGTTGTTTATTGTGTTCGCTGTGCTGACACTGGTGGATTACATGATAAGGCCATAG
- the coxB gene encoding cytochrome c oxidase subunit II: MSGASNFVQGVDLTFIIILGVSVFFLVSITAVMIYFVIRYSRKRNPKATNIEGNNTLEIVWTVIPLILVLIMFYFGWLGFRPMRNVPEGAIPVKAIGQMWSWMFEYENGKNSAELVVPLNKPVKLNLSSRDVIHSLYIPAFRIKEDVVPGKNNYLWFTAQEEGEYDIFCAEFCGDRHSYMLSKVRVLPEAEYNSWLASSDIPAGEHPGLTLMKQNACVTCHSQDGSKIIGPSFKGLFGRKEIIIADGIEKEITVDEAYIKRSIYEPNAQVVKGFNPGLMISYQQQLSEEDIQKIIDYMKGL; this comes from the coding sequence ATGTCTGGTGCCTCAAATTTTGTTCAGGGTGTAGATCTTACCTTCATCATCATACTGGGGGTTTCTGTATTTTTCCTGGTAAGCATCACTGCAGTGATGATTTATTTCGTTATACGTTACAGCAGGAAGAGAAATCCAAAGGCCACCAATATCGAAGGAAATAACACCCTCGAGATCGTCTGGACCGTAATTCCGTTGATTTTGGTACTGATCATGTTCTACTTTGGATGGCTCGGATTCCGTCCGATGCGCAACGTGCCGGAAGGTGCCATACCGGTCAAGGCCATCGGTCAGATGTGGAGCTGGATGTTCGAATATGAAAACGGGAAAAATTCTGCAGAACTGGTTGTGCCGCTCAATAAGCCGGTGAAACTCAATCTGTCCTCCCGCGATGTCATCCATAGTCTTTATATCCCGGCGTTCCGCATCAAGGAAGATGTTGTCCCGGGAAAGAATAATTATTTGTGGTTCACCGCCCAGGAGGAGGGTGAATATGATATTTTTTGTGCGGAGTTTTGCGGTGACCGGCATTCATATATGCTCAGCAAAGTAAGGGTGCTGCCCGAAGCTGAATACAACTCCTGGTTAGCGTCTTCAGATATCCCTGCCGGTGAGCACCCCGGGCTAACGCTTATGAAGCAAAATGCCTGTGTTACCTGCCATTCACAGGATGGAAGCAAAATTATCGGTCCTTCATTTAAAGGATTGTTTGGAAGAAAGGAAATAATTATCGCTGATGGGATTGAAAAAGAAATCACCGTGGATGAAGCCTATATAAAACGTTCCATTTATGAACCAAATGCTCAGGTAGTCAAAGGATTCAACCCCGGCCTGATGATCTCCTATCAGCAACAGCTATCTGAAGAAGATATTCAGAAGATTATTGATTATATGAAGGGGTTGTAA
- the cyoE gene encoding heme o synthase, whose product MKSEIENRKSKIENLTVFLELSKVKITFAVALTTITGYLLAGGSFDIGLILPTLGIFLLACGSSAINHFQERDQDAKMERTRNRPIPSGRISPAGALVFAFLLSASGSVLLYLGSGMLGMQLGLIALIWYNAIYTPLKKKTAFAVVPGAVIGSIPPLVGWVAARGHLGDPRAIFMAFFFFIWQVPHFWLLMLKYGDEYVKAGFPSITQLYTSRQIKHITFIWILATAVSAMMLPVFDVVDSWVVMGGLLISSIWLVGQFTRLLSIRDLPFNPIRYFMKINYFVLAVIIFLSLDRFI is encoded by the coding sequence TTGAAATCAGAAATCGAAAATCGAAAATCGAAAATCGAAAATCTTACGGTTTTCCTTGAATTGTCGAAGGTGAAAATAACCTTCGCGGTTGCATTAACGACCATTACGGGATACCTTTTGGCCGGGGGTTCTTTTGATATTGGACTGATCCTGCCAACACTCGGGATTTTCCTGCTGGCCTGCGGATCTTCAGCAATCAATCATTTCCAGGAACGTGACCAGGATGCGAAGATGGAACGGACCCGCAACCGTCCAATCCCGTCCGGAAGAATTTCACCGGCTGGTGCGCTGGTCTTTGCCTTCCTGCTCTCTGCCTCAGGCTCGGTGCTCCTTTACCTGGGTAGTGGCATGCTCGGCATGCAGTTGGGTCTTATCGCGCTCATCTGGTATAATGCCATCTATACCCCCCTGAAAAAAAAGACCGCCTTTGCCGTTGTTCCCGGAGCTGTCATTGGCTCGATACCGCCACTCGTTGGCTGGGTTGCAGCAAGAGGACATCTTGGCGACCCCAGGGCAATCTTTATGGCATTTTTCTTTTTCATCTGGCAGGTACCTCATTTTTGGCTTCTAATGCTCAAATATGGCGATGAATATGTCAAAGCAGGCTTTCCTTCTATTACACAGCTTTATACATCCAGGCAGATCAAGCATATCACCTTTATCTGGATTCTGGCCACTGCCGTGTCAGCAATGATGCTTCCCGTATTCGATGTGGTGGATTCATGGGTGGTAATGGGTGGATTGCTGATCTCCTCTATCTGGCTTGTCGGGCAGTTTACCAGGCTGCTTTCTATACGTGACCTCCCCTTCAACCCGATCCGGTATTTTATGAAGATCAATTATTTCGTGCTGGCAGTAATCATCTTTCTTTCCCTCGACAGGTTTATTTAA
- a CDS encoding DUF4492 domain-containing protein: MRVFKKIFFFYYDGFHSMTWGRKLWIIILIKIFIMFAILRVFFFQDFLDSRFGSDREKSEYVVDELTKRNLND; encoded by the coding sequence ATGAGGGTATTTAAAAAGATATTCTTCTTTTATTATGATGGTTTCCATTCCATGACATGGGGCAGGAAACTCTGGATCATCATCCTGATCAAGATTTTCATTATGTTTGCCATTCTCAGGGTTTTCTTCTTTCAGGATTTCCTTGACAGTCGTTTCGGCTCCGACCGGGAAAAGAGCGAATACGTTGTTGATGAACTCACCAAACGTAATTTGAATGATTGA
- a CDS encoding cytochrome ubiquinol oxidase subunit I, which yields MIDSIDYSLVDWSRAQFALTAMYHWLFVPLTLGLSFIMAIMESIYARTGDPHWKKVTKFWMTLFGINFAIGIATGIILEFEFGTNWSNYSWFVGDIFGAPLAVEGIMAFFLESTFVAVMFFGWNKVSKRFHLASTWLVAVGASLSALWILVANAWMQNPVGMQFNPDTARNEMVNFWEVLFSPTAINKFLHTVTSGFVLAAVFVIGISAWFMLHKREMLFAKRSMLVASVFGLVSGSFLILTGDGSAREMARVQPMKFAAMEGLYDGRRNAPLVAIGLFAKPGSPGNPDQEEFLVKIEIPNMLSYMAFLDPHAFVPGIKDLIQGNEQEGLISYAEKIKRGKMAIQTLKDYKKAVADNDKALSNALRAKFDDPAFIDNYFRYFGYGYYDDPKDIIPSVPVSFYSFHVMVILGVHFMILFLLVFILLFKGTIHQKRWILFVALFTIPLAYIASMAGWMLAEFGRQPWVIQDLMPTIAAVSRIDSTSVQITFWLFAVLFTALLIAEVRIMTEQIKKGPKNEGGH from the coding sequence ATGATTGATAGTATTGATTATTCACTGGTTGACTGGTCACGTGCGCAATTTGCCCTGACTGCCATGTATCACTGGCTGTTCGTTCCGCTGACGCTCGGTTTGTCTTTTATAATGGCTATCATGGAATCGATCTATGCCAGGACCGGCGACCCGCACTGGAAAAAGGTGACCAAATTCTGGATGACACTGTTCGGGATAAATTTTGCAATTGGGATTGCCACGGGGATCATACTCGAGTTCGAATTTGGCACCAATTGGTCAAACTATTCCTGGTTCGTGGGCGATATCTTCGGCGCTCCGCTGGCCGTGGAAGGCATTATGGCTTTCTTCCTCGAATCCACATTTGTCGCCGTGATGTTTTTTGGGTGGAATAAGGTGAGCAAGAGGTTCCACCTGGCTTCCACCTGGCTTGTGGCAGTCGGTGCCAGCCTTTCGGCCCTGTGGATCCTGGTAGCTAACGCCTGGATGCAGAACCCGGTCGGGATGCAATTCAACCCCGATACTGCACGAAACGAAATGGTGAATTTCTGGGAAGTCCTATTCTCCCCTACTGCGATCAACAAATTCCTGCATACTGTCACTTCCGGCTTCGTGCTGGCCGCCGTTTTCGTCATCGGGATCAGTGCATGGTTCATGCTCCACAAACGTGAAATGCTTTTCGCAAAAAGAAGCATGCTCGTGGCTTCCGTATTCGGCCTGGTGTCAGGATCTTTCCTGATCCTGACCGGGGACGGGTCTGCAAGGGAAATGGCCAGGGTGCAGCCGATGAAGTTCGCTGCTATGGAAGGACTGTACGATGGACGAAGAAACGCGCCATTGGTTGCTATAGGGCTTTTTGCAAAACCTGGAAGCCCGGGCAATCCGGACCAGGAGGAATTCCTGGTCAAGATAGAAATTCCAAACATGCTGTCATATATGGCTTTCCTTGATCCGCACGCTTTCGTGCCGGGCATTAAAGACCTGATACAGGGGAATGAGCAGGAAGGCCTCATTTCTTATGCAGAAAAGATAAAAAGGGGGAAAATGGCGATACAAACGCTAAAGGATTATAAAAAGGCCGTTGCAGATAATGATAAGGCACTATCAAATGCCCTGAGAGCGAAATTCGATGATCCTGCATTTATTGACAACTATTTCAGGTATTTCGGTTATGGATATTATGACGATCCTAAAGATATCATCCCCAGTGTGCCGGTATCCTTCTATTCATTTCATGTTATGGTCATACTGGGCGTGCACTTCATGATTCTGTTCCTGCTGGTCTTCATTTTGTTATTTAAAGGTACGATACATCAGAAACGATGGATCCTGTTTGTAGCATTATTCACTATACCTCTCGCTTACATTGCCTCCATGGCCGGTTGGATGCTTGCAGAATTCGGCAGGCAACCCTGGGTCATCCAGGACCTGATGCCGACCATCGCTGCAGTCTCCCGAATCGACAGCACATCAGTGCAAATCACTTTCTGGCTTTTTGCTGTTCTGTTCACCGCTTTGCTTATTGCCGAAGTCAGGATCATGACTGAGCAGATAAAAAAAGGCCCTAAAAACGAAGGAGGTCACTGA
- a CDS encoding cytochrome d ubiquinol oxidase subunit II, whose amino-acid sequence MFENLSYLALQQYWWIIISLLGSVLVFLFFVQGGQTLIYKLGRTETERTMIVNALGRKWEFTFTTLVTFGGAFFASFPLFYATSFGGAYWVWMLILIAFVIQAIAYEFRTKPRNFLGQRTFETFLYLNGAVGTILVGTAVATFFTGSSFFVNDMNFSEWKTPFHGLELAFGFSKYTAFINLSLGLAVFFLSRVLGNLYLVNTIDDAILHKRAFHLLFRDALPFLLFFLFFLVNILVRKGFAYNPDTGEVFMEPFKYLHNLIQMPVVLILLLAGVALVVAGLYKTWKSYDTFHTKAIWFVGPGAILTVFALFLTAGFNHTAFYPSIYDLQSSLTIENASSSKYTLAAMSYVSLLVPFVFAYIWYAWKAINKKKIDKKEMEEETHKY is encoded by the coding sequence ATGTTTGAAAATCTGTCATATTTGGCTTTACAGCAATACTGGTGGATCATCATCTCCCTGCTGGGCTCAGTGTTGGTTTTCCTCTTCTTTGTTCAGGGAGGGCAGACGCTGATTTACAAATTAGGCCGTACCGAAACCGAACGTACAATGATCGTGAATGCATTAGGCCGCAAATGGGAGTTCACCTTCACTACGCTGGTCACTTTCGGCGGAGCTTTTTTTGCCTCCTTCCCACTGTTTTACGCCACCAGTTTTGGTGGGGCCTACTGGGTCTGGATGCTGATCCTGATCGCTTTTGTGATACAGGCCATCGCTTATGAATTCCGCACAAAGCCCCGGAATTTCCTCGGGCAAAGGACCTTTGAGACTTTCCTTTACCTGAACGGCGCAGTAGGTACAATCCTGGTCGGGACTGCAGTCGCTACGTTCTTTACCGGGTCGTCCTTCTTTGTAAACGATATGAATTTTTCCGAATGGAAAACCCCCTTTCATGGACTTGAGCTGGCTTTCGGTTTTTCAAAGTACACTGCTTTCATAAACCTGTCACTCGGCCTTGCTGTCTTTTTCCTGTCCAGGGTGCTGGGAAATCTCTACCTGGTGAATACCATCGATGATGCCATACTTCATAAACGTGCTTTTCATCTTTTATTCCGCGATGCCTTGCCATTCCTCTTATTCTTCCTGTTTTTCCTTGTCAATATCCTTGTTCGCAAGGGATTTGCTTACAACCCGGATACAGGTGAAGTTTTCATGGAACCGTTCAAATACTTGCACAACCTCATACAGATGCCGGTTGTTTTGATCCTGTTGCTGGCCGGCGTAGCATTGGTCGTGGCCGGGCTCTATAAAACCTGGAAGTCATATGACACTTTTCACACTAAAGCCATCTGGTTTGTCGGGCCTGGAGCTATCCTGACCGTTTTCGCCCTTTTTCTGACTGCAGGGTTCAACCATACGGCTTTTTACCCTTCGATCTATGACCTGCAAAGTTCCCTTACGATCGAAAATGCATCTTCCAGCAAATATACCCTGGCAGCCATGAGCTATGTTTCATTGCTGGTGCCGTTCGTCTTCGCTTACATTTGGTATGCGTGGAAGGCAATTAATAAAAAGAAGATCGACAAAAAAGAAATGGAAGAAGAAACACATAAATATTAG
- a CDS encoding T9SS type A sorting domain-containing protein — MKIRRFLLITLLWSTMTFTSLAQSTSAAAPDTADYPYWIEMMADPTENFFHVQKAFNIYFENRDMTKVKGWKPFKRWEYRMLEGRIYPDGTRRPEDHVIKAYEQYLSSHQGARSLAGDWTNLGPFVIPDGKGYKGLGRLNAIAFDPVDPDIIWVGSPSGGLWKTTTGGNNWISSTQDLPSLGVSAILIDHTNPSVMYIGTGDRDAGDANGIGVYRSTDGGETWEAWNSGIGNRIVGRLLMHPSNHLIIFAATNGGLYRSTNGGGTWTHIENGDFKDVVFKPSDPGIVYAAGNGNFYRSTNGGLSFSQVTSGLPGSSRAAIAVSPDNPSYVYVILTNGDSFKGLYRSTDSGQNFSVRSTSPNIMSWGCNGGDGGQAWYDLDIAADPTDSDVIFAGGVNCFKSASGGTTWNISSHWWGDCGVTSVHADLHVLEYNPLNNRLYAGNDGGVYYTTNQGASWVEITNGLPIGQVYKIGQSATVRNKTVNGYQDNGSSTYMGDYWQNILGGDGMECAVDQVDANYSYATIYFGYIARFFQNINNGTVAENGFNGINESGAWITPFLLDEKNPNIMFVGYKNIWRSTNIKSPSNQIIWQKISDGLAGINDQDMRALEQSPANTDILFAARYDNKLFRTDDCKAASPSWINLTYMLPEIAGINDVECDPFIPDIVYISLNNRIYKSTDRGQSWEDISGTLPDVAYTSIATYKNSHGGLYISSDIGVFYRDEFMNDWIMFSAGLPPDASVTEIEIYCDAVDPSGDIIRAGTYGRGLWESDVFHTTPVAAFSASETTIPAGCGIDFTDLSSGVPTSWDWEFDGANPSTSGERNPSGITYESTGTFQVKLVAMNEAGSDSVVYFNYITVSDTILPLVDFSTDLTSICTNGIVHFTDLSQYCPNAWEWSFSPASVDFKEGTSENSQNPIVEFRQTAMYTVTLTVTNNNGQGTLTRTDYIQSGGFNLPFEEDFETGSLEDRNWTVVNPDFGYTWTDYLIEETGNHAARMKFYGYFKMTERDGLVSPYLNFSQFGNVYLTFDHAYAQRFNQKDSLIIYISSGCEENWTRIWANGPDGNGCFETASATPYEFVPIANEDWCSLGWGADCFTLDLSEWAGDYNVKIKFEAYNNLGNNLYLDNITVTNTTGGVDILPALGTFTVYPNPSHGLFTLYAAGINGQMELEIFNAQGQPVRKDAFSNSDEAYQRTIDMSGLPKGVYMVRLVSGERVHLRKIILE, encoded by the coding sequence ATGAAGATAAGAAGATTTTTACTCATTACACTGCTTTGGTCTACTATGACTTTTACTTCATTGGCGCAATCCACTTCAGCAGCCGCGCCTGACACAGCAGATTATCCTTACTGGATCGAAATGATGGCCGATCCTACGGAAAATTTTTTCCATGTACAGAAAGCCTTCAACATTTATTTTGAAAATCGTGACATGACCAAGGTCAAAGGCTGGAAACCATTTAAAAGATGGGAATACAGGATGCTCGAGGGGCGGATATACCCCGATGGTACCCGCCGGCCTGAGGATCATGTTATAAAGGCATATGAGCAATATCTTTCTTCCCATCAGGGGGCCCGCTCCCTGGCTGGAGATTGGACTAATCTGGGCCCTTTCGTTATTCCCGACGGAAAAGGCTACAAAGGCCTGGGAAGGCTCAACGCCATCGCCTTCGACCCTGTCGACCCGGATATTATCTGGGTCGGATCTCCTTCAGGCGGTCTTTGGAAAACGACGACAGGTGGCAATAACTGGATATCCTCTACGCAGGATCTACCTTCGCTCGGCGTTTCAGCTATTCTTATTGATCATACCAATCCATCAGTAATGTATATCGGCACAGGCGACCGGGATGCCGGCGATGCAAATGGGATTGGTGTTTACCGGTCTACCGATGGTGGAGAAACCTGGGAAGCATGGAACAGCGGAATTGGTAACCGGATTGTCGGCAGATTGCTCATGCACCCTTCCAATCATCTGATTATTTTTGCTGCCACAAATGGTGGGCTTTACCGGTCTACAAATGGCGGCGGCACGTGGACACATATCGAGAACGGCGATTTCAAGGATGTCGTTTTCAAACCAAGTGATCCAGGTATTGTGTATGCTGCCGGTAATGGCAACTTTTACCGTTCCACTAATGGCGGACTTTCTTTTTCCCAGGTAACCAGCGGGCTTCCGGGAAGCTCACGGGCTGCAATCGCCGTTTCACCTGACAATCCTTCTTATGTTTATGTGATCCTCACGAATGGCGATTCCTTCAAAGGTTTGTACCGTTCGACCGACTCCGGCCAGAATTTTTCAGTACGCTCCACATCCCCGAACATCATGAGCTGGGGCTGCAACGGCGGTGATGGCGGACAGGCCTGGTACGACCTCGATATTGCTGCAGATCCGACTGATTCCGATGTCATTTTCGCCGGTGGGGTTAATTGCTTCAAATCTGCCAGCGGCGGTACTACCTGGAATATCAGTTCCCATTGGTGGGGCGATTGCGGAGTAACTTCCGTACATGCCGACCTTCATGTTCTTGAATACAATCCTTTGAATAACAGACTTTATGCCGGCAACGACGGTGGGGTTTATTATACTACTAACCAGGGCGCCAGCTGGGTCGAGATAACCAATGGATTGCCCATCGGCCAGGTTTACAAGATCGGGCAAAGCGCCACAGTAAGGAATAAAACGGTGAATGGTTACCAGGACAACGGGTCTTCAACTTATATGGGTGACTACTGGCAGAATATCCTTGGTGGTGATGGCATGGAATGTGCAGTAGACCAGGTCGATGCCAATTACAGCTACGCTACTATCTATTTTGGCTATATAGCCCGCTTTTTCCAGAATATAAACAACGGAACCGTCGCAGAAAACGGGTTTAACGGCATCAATGAATCCGGTGCATGGATTACTCCTTTCCTCCTGGATGAAAAGAACCCGAACATCATGTTCGTCGGCTATAAAAACATCTGGCGCTCTACCAATATCAAATCACCATCAAACCAGATCATATGGCAGAAAATATCTGACGGGCTTGCTGGTATCAATGATCAGGATATGAGGGCGCTGGAACAATCCCCAGCCAATACTGACATTTTATTTGCTGCCCGTTATGATAACAAGCTTTTTCGTACCGATGACTGCAAAGCTGCAAGCCCTTCCTGGATTAATCTGACTTACATGTTGCCGGAAATTGCCGGGATCAATGACGTGGAATGCGATCCATTCATCCCGGACATTGTTTACATTTCCCTGAACAATAGAATTTACAAATCAACTGACCGCGGACAAAGCTGGGAAGATATTTCCGGAACACTGCCTGATGTAGCGTACACGAGCATCGCTACTTATAAAAACAGCCATGGCGGACTTTATATAAGTTCCGATATCGGGGTCTTTTACCGGGATGAGTTTATGAACGACTGGATTATGTTCTCCGCCGGACTCCCCCCTGATGCTTCCGTCACAGAGATTGAAATCTATTGCGATGCCGTCGATCCTTCAGGTGATATTATTCGTGCCGGCACTTATGGCCGCGGATTATGGGAATCCGATGTATTTCATACCACTCCTGTTGCTGCCTTTTCAGCCAGTGAAACGACTATCCCCGCCGGCTGTGGCATTGACTTTACTGATCTTTCTTCGGGCGTTCCTACTTCCTGGGATTGGGAATTTGACGGGGCGAATCCTTCGACTTCAGGTGAAAGAAATCCTTCCGGAATCACTTATGAATCGACAGGGACATTCCAGGTCAAGCTGGTTGCCATGAACGAAGCAGGGAGCGATTCGGTGGTCTATTTTAATTACATCACGGTCAGTGATACGATTCTGCCACTGGTGGATTTCAGCACCGATCTGACAAGTATTTGCACCAATGGCATCGTCCATTTCACCGATCTGTCGCAATATTGTCCTAATGCCTGGGAGTGGTCATTCTCACCGGCTTCTGTCGATTTCAAGGAAGGAACAAGCGAAAATTCACAAAACCCTATCGTTGAATTCAGGCAGACCGCGATGTATACCGTAACGCTAACTGTAACCAACAATAACGGCCAGGGGACCCTTACCCGCACCGATTATATCCAATCCGGGGGCTTTAACCTGCCTTTTGAAGAGGACTTTGAAACGGGCTCCCTGGAAGACAGGAACTGGACAGTGGTCAATCCTGATTTTGGCTACACCTGGACCGATTACCTGATCGAAGAAACCGGCAATCATGCTGCAAGGATGAAGTTTTACGGTTATTTCAAAATGACTGAACGTGATGGACTGGTAAGCCCTTATCTCAATTTCAGCCAGTTCGGAAATGTATACCTGACCTTTGACCATGCATATGCCCAGCGCTTCAATCAAAAAGATTCACTGATCATTTATATTTCGAGCGGTTGCGAAGAAAACTGGACCCGCATTTGGGCCAATGGTCCCGATGGCAATGGCTGTTTTGAAACCGCCTCTGCAACACCTTATGAGTTTGTCCCAATCGCTAACGAGGACTGGTGCAGCTTAGGCTGGGGTGCTGATTGCTTCACCCTTGATCTCAGCGAATGGGCCGGCGACTACAATGTGAAGATCAAGTTTGAAGCCTATAACAACCTGGGAAATAACCTTTACCTGGATAATATCACGGTAACCAATACAACCGGGGGTGTGGATATTTTACCGGCCCTGGGAACTTTCACCGTTTATCCTAACCCAAGCCATGGGCTTTTCACGTTATACGCTGCCGGAATTAACGGGCAAATGGAATTGGAAATTTTCAATGCGCAGGGCCAACCGGTCAGGAAGGATGCTTTCAGCAACAGCGATGAAGCTTACCAGCGGACGATTGACATGAGTGGTTTACCAAAAGGTGTTTACATGGTACGATTGGTCAGCGGGGAAAGAGTTCACTTAAGGAAAATAATCCTGGAATAA
- a CDS encoding 16S rRNA (uracil(1498)-N(3))-methyltransferase yields the protein MNLFYTPDITDGLYSLNEEESRHCRMVLRLREGDIVNLTDGKGTLFEARIMDARSRQVTVEVISRQDGYGRRNYRLHIAVAPTKNIDRFEWFLEKATEIGVDEITPLICDHSERRQLRTDRLEKVITAAVKQSLKAYHPKLNEPEPLGKFLENPHPGDKYMAYITSGAPLLKQLYQKGADAVILIGPEGDFSPAEVEAAIKCGYQVISLGESRLRTETAAVVACHTVQLINQ from the coding sequence ATGAATCTTTTTTATACTCCTGATATTACTGATGGTCTTTATTCCCTGAACGAGGAAGAATCACGGCATTGCCGGATGGTTCTGCGCCTGCGCGAAGGCGACATCGTCAATCTGACTGACGGAAAAGGTACCCTCTTTGAAGCCCGCATTATGGATGCTCGTAGCAGGCAGGTAACCGTTGAAGTTATCAGCCGGCAGGATGGCTATGGCCGGCGGAATTACCGTTTGCATATAGCTGTGGCGCCAACCAAGAACATCGACCGTTTCGAGTGGTTTCTCGAGAAGGCTACAGAGATTGGTGTGGATGAAATCACACCATTGATCTGCGATCATTCAGAGCGCCGGCAGCTTCGTACCGACCGGCTGGAGAAGGTGATCACCGCAGCCGTGAAGCAATCGCTAAAGGCATATCATCCAAAATTAAATGAACCTGAGCCCCTGGGCAAATTCCTGGAAAACCCTCACCCGGGAGATAAATACATGGCTTATATTACTTCCGGGGCTCCCCTACTGAAGCAATTATATCAAAAAGGAGCTGATGCCGTCATCCTTATCGGTCCGGAAGGTGATTTCAGCCCGGCCGAAGTTGAAGCCGCGATAAAGTGTGGTTACCAGGTTATTTCCTTAGGCGAAAGCCGTTTACGGACAGAGACGGCTGCGGTTGTGGCATGCCATACGGTGCAGTTGATTAATCAGTAG
- a CDS encoding tyrosine-type recombinase/integrase, with translation MLYLIEHRDISISYQNQSINAIKFYYEQVLGRLVKSYHIQRPRRERKLPNVLSEEEVQMILNNTDNLKHKAILSLIYSAGLRRSELINLQPTDIDSKRMYVIIRGGKGNKDRYSILSEKVLILLRKYFRKYKPFNWLFEGQFGGQYSASSIQNILKNAVAKARIKKKVTVHTLRHCFATHLLEHGVDLRYIQELLGHKNAKTTEIYTHITQRGLGKIKSPLDNLDI, from the coding sequence TTGTTATACCTGATCGAGCATCGTGACATTTCGATTTCTTACCAGAACCAGTCGATCAATGCCATTAAATTTTACTATGAGCAGGTTTTGGGCAGGCTGGTAAAGAGTTACCATATACAACGGCCCAGGAGGGAGCGGAAATTACCGAATGTATTGAGTGAAGAGGAAGTTCAGATGATACTCAACAACACGGATAATCTGAAGCATAAGGCGATTCTTTCTTTGATTTATTCTGCCGGTTTGCGGCGGAGTGAGTTAATCAATTTACAGCCAACGGATATCGATTCAAAGCGGATGTATGTGATCATCAGGGGTGGCAAGGGGAATAAAGACAGGTACAGCATATTATCGGAAAAAGTCTTGATTTTATTAAGAAAATATTTTCGAAAGTATAAGCCATTTAATTGGTTATTTGAAGGACAATTCGGCGGGCAGTACAGTGCATCGAGCATACAGAACATACTTAAGAATGCTGTCGCCAAAGCCAGGATAAAAAAGAAGGTGACAGTTCATACATTAAGGCATTGTTTTGCGACCCACCTGTTGGAGCATGGGGTTGATCTGAGATATATCCAGGAATTACTAGGGCATAAGAATGCCAAGACGACGGAGATTTACACTCACATCACGCAGCGGGGTTTAGGCAAAATAAAGAGTCCGCTTGACAATTTAGATATTTAA